From Paenibacillus thermoaerophilus, the proteins below share one genomic window:
- a CDS encoding 3'-5' exonuclease has translation MSVIVVYDLEFAMSQHRRQPSDIMEIGAVKVVKGENGWTLGDTFQTLVRPVQKMTVSSDVRQLTGITLDELAKAPSLRDSLEAFRRWLSADPAAEYLAAWGPDDKWMLLTQCRKENIPYDWIRNHNDLQKPISRMMGLPGNKKAGLARALEWAGLTAEGRAHRALDDAINTARLALSRIGELEFERNEPDEDLVYATKVVYSSADDSSEEDDPAASSPFAGLAALFGTQNRG, from the coding sequence ATGTCTGTCATCGTCGTATACGATTTGGAATTCGCGATGTCGCAGCATCGCAGACAACCTTCCGATATTATGGAGATCGGCGCCGTCAAGGTTGTGAAAGGCGAAAACGGATGGACGCTTGGCGATACGTTCCAGACGCTTGTTCGCCCCGTACAGAAGATGACGGTGTCCTCCGACGTGAGGCAACTGACGGGCATCACGCTGGACGAGCTGGCGAAGGCGCCTTCGCTGCGGGACTCGCTCGAAGCGTTCCGCCGCTGGCTCTCCGCCGACCCGGCCGCCGAATACCTCGCCGCCTGGGGCCCGGACGACAAGTGGATGCTGCTGACCCAATGCCGCAAGGAAAATATTCCGTACGACTGGATTCGCAACCATAACGACCTGCAGAAGCCGATCTCGCGCATGATGGGACTTCCCGGCAACAAGAAGGCGGGCTTGGCCCGTGCGCTGGAATGGGCGGGCTTGACCGCCGAAGGGCGTGCGCACCGGGCATTGGACGACGCCATCAACACGGCCCGGCTTGCGTTGTCCCGCATCGGCGAGCTGGAGTTCGAACGGAACGAGCCGGACGAAGACCTCGTCTACGCCACGAAAGTCGTGTACTCTTCGGCGGACGATTCGTCGGAGGAAGATGATCCGGCGGCCTCGTCGCCGTTCGCCGGCCTTGCGGCGCTGTTCGGCACGCAGAACCGGGGCTAA
- a CDS encoding YheC/YheD family protein, producing the protein MIKRARALIAHRKIRPRYIGSKWVKTKALLRSADLRRYVPETAVLSRTSLRSLLDRYGMAYVKPDFGTGGRGVMRTEKLRIGARTAYRYQILSRSASFGSFDGLYASVLRSRVKRKYLAQQGIRMLKYRNRPFDLRVMVQHNPEGHWETTGIIGRVAHPSRIVTNFHDRGTPTPVGALLSPHLPDRTARERQIARLRTLGLNIARQMGKVFPGVREVGVDVALDRKLHPWVLEVNTRPDPYIFNRLKDKRMFRRIIACAKANGRL; encoded by the coding sequence ATGATCAAGCGCGCAAGGGCGTTGATCGCCCATCGGAAAATCCGGCCGCGATATATCGGCAGCAAGTGGGTGAAGACAAAGGCGCTTTTGCGCAGCGCCGACTTGCGCCGGTATGTTCCGGAGACGGCGGTTCTGAGCCGTACCTCGTTAAGAAGCTTGCTGGACCGTTACGGCATGGCGTATGTCAAGCCGGACTTCGGCACAGGGGGCCGAGGCGTTATGAGAACGGAGAAGCTGCGGATCGGCGCGCGAACGGCTTACCGCTACCAGATCCTCTCCAGGTCGGCGTCGTTCGGTTCGTTCGACGGGCTGTACGCCTCGGTGCTCCGTTCCCGCGTCAAAAGGAAGTATCTGGCGCAGCAGGGGATTCGTATGCTGAAGTACCGGAATCGGCCGTTCGACCTGCGCGTCATGGTGCAGCATAATCCGGAGGGCCATTGGGAGACGACCGGCATCATCGGGCGGGTCGCCCACCCGAGCCGGATCGTCACGAATTTCCACGATCGGGGAACGCCCACGCCGGTGGGCGCGCTCCTCTCGCCGCATCTGCCGGATCGGACGGCAAGGGAGCGCCAAATCGCCCGTCTGCGAACGCTCGGACTGAATATCGCCCGGCAGATGGGGAAGGTGTTCCCCGGCGTGAGGGAGGTCGGCGTCGACGTCGCTCTGGACCGCAAGCTGCATCCGTGGGTGCTGGAAGTGAATACGCGTCCCGATCCGTATATTTTTAACCGGTTGAAGGATAAACGCATGTTCAGGCGGATTATCGCCTGCGCCAAGGCGAACGGCCGGCTGTAA
- the yhbH gene encoding sporulation protein YhbH: MSEPLYIVSREDWSLHRKGYQDQTRHQEKVRETMKQNLPDLVTEENIIMSSGRQIIKVPIRSLDEYRFRYNYNKSKHVGQGDGDSKVGDVLGVDPESGAPGKGEGAGDQAGEDYYEAEISLEELEAMLFEELELPHLEQKEKDQMIVEEIEFRDIRKKGILANIDKKRTILENLRRNSRQGQPGIHHITPDDLRFKTWEEVVRPQSNALILAMMDTSGSMGQFEKYVARSFFFWMTRFLRTKYERVEIVFIAHHTEAKEVTEEEFFTKGESGGTICSSAYQLAIDLIDKRYPPRHYNIYPFHFSDGDNLTSDNDRCVKLIEQLLARCNMFGYGEVNQYNRSSTLMSAYRHVKHERFQPCMIREKGEVYKALKTFFGKKTS, from the coding sequence GTGTCCGAACCGTTATATATCGTGTCCCGCGAAGATTGGTCGCTGCACCGCAAAGGGTACCAGGACCAGACCCGGCATCAGGAGAAGGTGCGGGAAACCATGAAGCAAAATTTGCCCGATCTCGTCACCGAAGAGAACATCATTATGTCGAGCGGCCGCCAGATCATTAAAGTCCCGATCCGAAGCCTGGACGAATACCGGTTCCGCTACAACTACAACAAATCGAAGCATGTGGGGCAGGGCGACGGCGACAGCAAGGTGGGAGACGTGCTCGGCGTCGATCCGGAATCCGGCGCGCCCGGCAAAGGCGAAGGGGCCGGCGATCAGGCGGGAGAAGACTACTACGAAGCGGAGATCAGCCTCGAGGAGCTGGAGGCGATGCTGTTCGAGGAGCTGGAGCTGCCCCATCTGGAGCAGAAGGAAAAGGATCAGATGATCGTCGAAGAAATCGAATTCCGCGACATCCGCAAAAAAGGCATCTTGGCCAACATCGACAAAAAAAGAACGATACTCGAAAACCTGCGGCGCAACTCCCGCCAAGGACAGCCCGGCATCCACCACATTACGCCGGACGACCTGCGCTTCAAGACATGGGAGGAAGTCGTACGGCCGCAATCGAACGCGCTTATTCTCGCCATGATGGACACAAGCGGCTCCATGGGCCAATTCGAGAAATACGTGGCGCGCAGCTTTTTCTTCTGGATGACCCGGTTTTTGCGCACGAAATACGAGCGGGTCGAGATCGTGTTTATCGCCCATCATACCGAGGCCAAAGAGGTGACGGAGGAGGAGTTTTTCACGAAAGGCGAGAGCGGGGGCACCATCTGTTCGTCCGCCTATCAGCTGGCGATCGACCTGATCGACAAACGTTATCCTCCGCGCCATTACAACATTTATCCGTTCCATTTCTCCGACGGTGACAATCTGACAAGCGACAACGACCGCTGCGTCAAGCTGATCGAGCAACTGCTCGCCCGCTGCAACATGTTCGGTTACGGCGAGGTAAACCAATATAACCGCTCCAGCACGCTGATGTCGGCTTACCGGCACGTCAAGCACGAGAGGTTCCAGCCGTGCATGATCCGGGAGAAAGGCGAAGTCTACAAGGCGCTCAAAACGTTTTTCGGCAAAAAAACGTCGTGA